A single genomic interval of Perca fluviatilis chromosome 19, GENO_Pfluv_1.0, whole genome shotgun sequence harbors:
- the LOC120548521 gene encoding 5-hydroxytryptamine receptor 7-like has product MFVLGDSNGTFGIGNIKSSFMIEDRADGGDPGGSTNIMILEAFAPRLLKFAQGAAEAAAAATTSPSTSSQPQVMEMETNGTRCGEHILSYGWFEKVLIGGVLTMLTLSTICGNLLVVISVCFVKKLRQPSNYLIVSLAVADLSVALAVMPFVSITDLIGGQWIFGQFFCNVFIAMDVMCCTASIMSLCVISIDRYLGITKPLTYPVRQNGCCMAKMVLSVWLLSASITLPPLFGWAQNVNDGRVCLISQDFGYTVYSTAVAFYIPMSVMLIMYHRIYRAAKLSAAKHTITGFPREGEYGEGVDTRRERGEHEAHRPAVSGETGSVEGTEAEQEAEEEEESLDCVAAALKLQREVEEECSTRVSRLLKTGEHHQRRKRKNQSIFKREQKAAATLGIVVGAFTFCWLPFFLVSTARPFVCGVECSCVPLWLERTLLWLGYANSLINPFIYAFFNRDLRTTYSNLLRCRYRNINRKLSAAGMHEALKLVEKL; this is encoded by the exons ATGTTTGTTTTGGGAGACAGTAACGGAACCTTCGGTATTGGCAACATAAAGTCGTCATTCATGATAGAGGACAGAGCCGACGGTGGAGATCCCGGGGGCTCCACCAACATCATGATCTTGGAGGCTTTTGCGCCACGGCTGCTGAAGTTTGCGCAGGGCGCCgcagaggcagcagcagcagcaacgacGTCTCCATCCACCTCCAGTCAGCCGCAGGTCATGGAGATGGAGACGAACGGGACCCGGTGCGGCGAGCATATTCTGAGCTACGGCTGGTTTGAGAAAGTCCTGATCGGCGGAGTCCTCACCATGCTCACACTGTCCACCATCTGCGGGAACTTGCTGGTGGTCATCTCCGTGTGCTTTGTCAAAAAGCTGCGCCAGCCGTCCAACTATCTGATCGTTTCGCTTGCCGTGGCGGACCTGTCAGTGGCTCTGGCCGTGATGCCTTTCGTCAGTATCACGGACTTGATTGGTGGCCAGTGGATTTTCGGACAGTTCTTTTGCAACGTTTTTATCGCCATGGATGTGATGTGCTGCACCGCGTCCATCATGAGTCTGTGCGTAATCAGCATTGACAG GTATCTGGGTATCACAAAACCGCTGACGTATCCTGTCCGGCAAAACGGCTGCTGCATGGCCAAGATGGTTCTGTCAGTGTGGCTCCTCTCAGCCTCCATCACCCTCCCCCCTCTGTTCGGCTGGGCACAGAACGTCAATGACGGCAGAGTCTGCCTCATCAGTCAGGACTTTGGCTACACCGTCTACTCTACCGCTGTGGCGTTCTACATCCCCATGTCAGTGATGTTGATCATGTACCACAGGATCTACAGGGCGGCCAAACTCAGCGCTGCCAAGCACACCATCACCGGCTTCCCCAGGGAAGGGGAGTACGGCGAAGGGGTGGATACTCGAAGGGAAAGAGGAGAGCATGAGGCTCACCGGCCAGCAGTATCAGGAGAAACAGGAAGTGTTGAAGGGACAGAGGCTGAACAGGAagctgaggaagaggaggagagctTGGACTGCGTGGCAGCGGCGTTGAAGCTCCAGCGcgaggtggaggaggagtgcAGCACGCGTGTCTCTCGCCTCCTCAAGACCGGTGAACACCACCAGCGCCGGAAGAGGAAAAACCAGTCCATCTTCAAACGGGAGCAGAAGGCTGCGGCCACTCTGGGCATCGTGGTCGGCGCCTTCACCTTCTGCTGGCTTCCGTTCTTCTTGGTGTCCACGGCCAGGCCATTTGTCTGCGGAGTGGAGTGCAGCTGCGTGCCGCTCTGGCTGGAAAGAACTCTGTTGTGGCTCGGATACGCCAACTCCCTCATTAATCCCTTCATTTACGCATTTTTCAATCGCGATCTGAGGACCACCTACAGTAACCTCTTGCGGTGCCGCTACAGGAACATCAATCGAAAACTGTCAGCGGCTGGCATGCACGAGGCTCTGAAACTGGTGGAGAAGCTGTAG